A single genomic interval of Daucus carota subsp. sativus chromosome 1, DH1 v3.0, whole genome shotgun sequence harbors:
- the LOC108226394 gene encoding auxin-responsive protein IAA4, which translates to MESINIQEEGLNLKATELRLGLPGRDETEKETIFSFKNNKRAAPKSTEDNESEANSDAKHGDHEAAPAAKAQIVGWPPIRSYRKNNFPPKKAEAEFGIYVKVSMDGAPYLRKIDLKVYNGYADLLRALESMFKLSIGYYSEREGYKGSEYAPTYEDKDGDWMLVGDVPWDMFMSSCKRLRIMKGSEARGLGCGV; encoded by the exons ATGGAAAGCATCAATATTCAGGAGGAAGGTCTCAATCTTAAGGCTACTGAACTTAGGTTGGGTTTGCCAGGGAGGGATGAAACTGAAAAGGAAACAATCTTTAGCTTTAAAAACAACAAACGAGCAGCGCCAAAGTCTACAGAAGACAACGAATCAGAGGCTAATTCTGATGCCAAACACGGTGATCATGAGGCTGCACCTGCTGCTAA AGCGCAGATAGTTGGATGGCCGCCAATCAGATCCTATAGGAAAAATAACTTTCCACCAAAAAAGGCTGAGGCAGAGTTTGGTATTTATGTGAAAGTAAGCATGGATGGAGCACCTTACCTGAGAAAGATAGATTTGAAGGTTTATAATGGATATGCCGATCTCTTAAGGGCTTTGGAGAGCATGTTCAAACTCTCCATAG GTTACTACTCTGAGAGGGAAGGTTACAAAGGATCAGAATATGCACCTACTTATGAAGACAAAGATGGCGACTGGATGCTGGTTGGAGATGTTCCATGGGA TATGTTTATGTCATCTTGCAAAAGACTCAGAATCATGAAAGGATCAGAAGCTAGAGGATTGGGTTGTGGTGTCTGA
- the LOC108212357 gene encoding auxin-responsive protein IAA7: MLKTELCLGLPGGCEAGEIIKTTGKRGFSETVELKLNLQSDASPQDLKHDKPKNSTMEKNKDQVIKPPAKAQVVGWPPVRSYRKNVMAVQKSTTEEKSPETKVASAGSISTGAAFVKVSMDGAPYLRKVDLKVYKSYQELSDALAKMFSSFTMSNYGSQGMIDFMNESRVMDLLNSSEYVPSYEDKDGDWMLVGDVPWEMFVDSCKRLRIMKGSEAIVLAPRAMEKCKRRC; this comes from the exons ATGTTGAAGACAGAGCTGTGCCTTGGCTTGCCTGGAGGATGTGAAGCTGGAGAGATTATCAAGACAACTGGAAAGAGAGGATTTTCTGAGACTGTTGAGCTCAAACTCAACCTTCAATCTGATGCTTCACCTCAAGATCTCAAACATGACAAGCCCAAGAACTCAACTATGGAGAAGAATAAAGATCAAGTGATTAAGCCTCCAGCCAA GGCACAAGTGGTAGGTTGGCCACCGGTGAGATCTTACCGGAAAAATGTGATGGCGGTACAGAAGAGCACAACTGAAGAAAAGAGTCCTGAGACGAAGGTGGCGTCGGCCGGAAGTATTAGCACAGGAGCTGCATTTGTGAAGGTTTCCATGGATGGCGCGCCTTATCTTCGCAAGGTGGACTTGAAGGTGTACAAGAGCTACCAAGAACTCTCTGATGCACTGGCCAAAATGTTCAGTTCCTTTACCATGA GTAATTACGGATCACAAGGAATGATCGATTTCATGAATGAGAGCAGAGTTATGGATCTCCTCAACAGCTCTGAGTATGTGCCTAGCTATGAAGACAAGGATGGCGACTGGATGCTTGTCGGCGATGTCCCTTGGGA GATGTTTGTTGATTCATGCAAGCGTCTGCGTATAATGAAAGGATCAGAAGCAATCGTACTTG CACCAAGAGCCATGGAGAAATGCAAGAGAAGGTGCTGA